In the Salarias fasciatus chromosome 13, fSalaFa1.1, whole genome shotgun sequence genome, one interval contains:
- the LOC115399325 gene encoding dual specificity protein phosphatase 13, whose protein sequence is MSGHRQPQDLVLIKELELILDSCILELTPVEEVWPSLYIGNVAVAQNRKTLHKLGITHVLNAAHSKQGSIGDQSFYGSTCVYFGIPAEDSDNFDLSQYFRLAADFIHKALKNKDGKVLVHCIMGMSRSATLVLAYLMMRQRLSLKDALRLVVQKRAIYPNRNFLSLLLKLDEQLTRKRRLCPLL, encoded by the exons ATGTCAGGGCACCGCCAGCCGCAGGACCTGGTGCTCATTAAAGAACTGGAGCTCATCTTGGATTCCTGCATTCTGGAGCTCACACCAGTAGAGGAGGTCTGGCCCAGCCTCTACATAGGAAATGT ggCTGTAGCACAGAATAGAAAAACATTACATAAGCTTGGCATCACTCACGTCCTGAACGCAGCGCATTCAAAGCAGGGCAGCATCGGGGACCAGAGTTTTTACGGGAGCACCTGCGTTTACTTTGGCATCCCAGCAGAGGACTCAGACAACTTTGACCTCAGTCAGTACTTCAGGCTGGCAGCTGACTTCATACATAAAGCCCTGAAGAACAAAGATG GTAAAGTTCTGGTGCACTGCATCATGGGCATGAGTCGATCTGCCACTCTGGTCCTGGCCTACCTGATGATGCGGCAGCGTCTTTCACTGAAAGACGCTCTGAGGCTTGTAGTCCAAAAACGAGCCATCTACCCCAACAGGAACTTTCTGTCTCTTCTCCTAAAACTGGATGAGCAGCTGACACGAAAAAGGAGATTATGTCCTCTTCTCTGa
- the LOC115399339 gene encoding dual specificity protein phosphatase 13, whose product MSDRNSASTGMKHDTQDSNQTSGSNTDPEEVKKDACATGDLKTSQEVPSLQELEELLYSAPRSCRHGDEVWPNLFLGDMFMSHDKFGLYQLGISHVLNASHGKLCCKGSDDFYGTTVKYYGVPANDLPTFDLSPFFYPAAEFIHQALNSGGRVFVHCAVGVSRSAALVLAYLMIHHHLSLLSSIRCVQQKRWIFPNRGFLKQLICLDRKLQGEG is encoded by the exons ATGTCTGACAGGAATTCTGCTTCAACAGGGATGAAACACGACACACAAGACTCAAATCAGACGAGCGGGAGCAACACCGACCCAGAAGAGGTTAAAAAGGATGCATGTGCCACAGGAGACTTGAAAACATCGCAGGAGGTCCCATCTcttcaggagctggaggagcttttATATTCAGCCCCACGTTCCTGTCGCCATGGAGATGAGGTGTGGCCAAATCTGTTCCTGGGAGACAT GTTTATGTCTCATGACAAATTTGGGCTCTACCAGCTGGGCATCTCTCATGTCTTGAATGCATCACATGGTAAACTCTGCTGCAAGGGCAGTGATGATTTCTATGGAACCACAGTGAAGTACTATGGAGTCCCTGCCAATGATCTCCCAACgtttgacctttcaccttttTTCTACCCCGCTGCTGAGTTCATCCACCAGGCTTTGAATTCAGGAG GGAGGGTTTTCGTGCATTGTGCCGTGGGTGTGAGTCGATCAGCGGCTTTGGTCCTGGCCTACTTGATGATCCATCATCACctcagtcttctctcctccatACGCTGCGTGCAACAGAAACGTTGGATATTTCCAAACAGGGGCTTCCTAAAACAACTCATCTGCTTAGACCGAAAGCTGCAAGGGGAAGGCTGA
- the LOC115399341 gene encoding dual specificity phosphatase DUPD1-like has protein sequence MTSSVKSRSKNPYAAVQVDPDSDYVTPGTLDLEQLFWTGTTAPYTHVNLVWPNIYIGDEKTALEQHGLMELGVTHVLNAAEGKYNNVLTGAHYYKDTGIQYLGIEADDKPTFNISQYFCPAAHFIHEALSHPQNKVLVHCVMGRSRSATLVLAYLMMNHSLTVVDAIEHVRQHRCILPNHGFLKQLRALDIAMQEEKLRLKREMQEPQHTTNS, from the exons ATGACCTCCAGTGTGAAGTCCAGAAGTAAGAACCCGTACGCAGCCGTGCAGGTGGACCCAGACAGCGACTACGTCACACCGGGGACGCTGGACCTGGAGCAGCtcttctggactggaaccaCGGCTCCTTACACACACGTCAACCTCGTCTGGCCTAACATTTACATCGGGGACGA GAAAACAGCCTTGGAGCAGCACGGCCTGATGGAGCTGGGTGTTACACACGTCCTGAACGCAGCAGAGGGAAAGTACAACAACGTGCTGACCGGCGCTCACTACTACAAAGACACAGGGATCCAGTACTTGGGCATCGAGGCTGATGACAAACCCACCTTCAACATCTCCCAGTACTTCTGTCCTGCCGCACATTTCATTCACGAAGCCCTCAGCCACCCACAGA ACAAGGTGCTGGTGCACTGTGTGATGGGTCGGAGCAGGTCGGCCACTCTGGTGCTGGCATACCTCATGATGAACCACAGCCTGACTGTGGTGGATGCCATTGAGCACGTGCGACAGCACCGCTGCATCCTGCCGAATCACGGCTTCCTGAAGCAGCTCAGGGCCTTGGACATTGCAATGCAAGAGGAAAAGCTGAGACTGAAGAGAGAAATGCAGGAACCACAGCACACAACAAACAGCTGA
- the dusp13a gene encoding dual specificity protein phosphatase 13B has translation MSHREPPYEPPSVSELQEFLLTDRRPTGHVNQVWPNLYIGNEVAARDKGTLHSLGITHIVNAAHGRPDPTSGLCFCVNTGPRFYRDMPVDYYGVEADDATDFILSPFFYPTARYIRAALAAGGRVFVHCLMGVSRSATLVLAFLMITEDLRLQEAVAIVRPHRDICPNPGFLQQLRSLDMGLERERRRKRQTPTLVHSDEQEDRPGLTELRAIIWTNRKPAAPVSQVWPNLYIGDESVARDKSTLSLLGVTHILNAAAGRHRINTGQLFYSDLEVEYLGVEASDHPEFNLQPYFSPAAQFIESALKKNGQ, from the exons ATGTCTCACAGGGAGCCTCCATATGAACCTCCCTCTgtctcagagctgcaggagtTCCTATTGACAGACAGACGACCGACTGGGCACGTCAATCAAGTCTGGCCTAACCTTTACATAGGCAATGA GGTGGCAGCTCGCGACAAAGGCACGCTCCACAGTCTGGGCATAACTCACATTGTCAATGCTGCTCATGGACGCCCCGACCCCACCTCCGGCCTCTGCTTCTGCGTCAACACTGGCCCGCGCTTCTACAGAGACATGCCGGTGGATTACTACGGGGTGGAGGCTGATGATGCAACAGACTTCATCTTGAGTCCTTTCTTCTATCCGACGGCACGATACATCCGGGCTGCACTGGCCGCGGGAG GACGGGTGTTTGTACACTGCCTGATGGGCGTCAGTCGCTCTGCGACCTTAGTGCTGGCCTTCCTGATGATAACTGAAGACCTGAGGCTGCAGGAGGCCGTGGCTATCGTCAGACCGCACAGAGACATCTGTCCCAACCCgggcttcctgcagcagctccgcaGCCTCGATATGGGcctggagagggagaggaggcgaAAAAGACAGACCCCGACGCT GGTTCACTCTGATGAGCAGGAAGACAGACCAGGCCTGACAGAGCTGAGGGCAATTATCTGGACAAACAGGAAGCCAGCGGCTCCAGTCAGTCAGGTCTGGCCAAATCTTTACATCGGAGATGA GTCAGTGGCTCGAGATAAAAGCACGCTCTCTCTCCTCGGTGTAACTCACATACTGAATGCTGCAGCAGGACGACACCGGATCAACACAGGACAGCTTTTCTACTCTGACCTGGAAGTGGAATATCTTGGCGTCGAGGCTTCTGATCATCCAGAGTTTAACCTCCAGCCTTACTTCAGCCCTGCTGCACAGTTCATAGAGAGCGCTTTGAAGAAAAATGGTCAGTGA